One Purpureocillium takamizusanense chromosome 1, complete sequence genomic window carries:
- a CDS encoding uncharacterized protein (EggNog:ENOG503NZT3~TransMembrane:4 (i124-142o154-173i245-265o277-294i)), producing MGSASDASPGGPAVTATAAAASSSAARPTPAPSLGKPASVSACGTSSGFNGPLGHAVRRTKTFDVSDSLPSRRRPSLASRSEASYDGTPRRSSNFSDYSSEARDILNPRVQEGTQVPVPESSSLASLSLAFALLPAVAGALFKNGHAVVTDVMLLGLAGVFLHWSVTQPWVWYHSAQQMRIENEPDNDIVIEDDSETDGPNPGSPLDDVPEEDEAPRLAPKSRFEQKQPSKPQQAALRELYRHEALALVACLLLPLVSAYLLHAIRSQLSRPSEGLVSNYNLTIFLLISELRVFSHMIKLVQSRTLYLQRVVHGSPFAPPAGGVNSAEVEDIVSRLQRLEARSVADEAMALEQGGGSPESARVKQEALLTRDVRNAIQPELDALNRAVRRYEKKATLLQLQTEARFSGLDDRLDDAIALAAAAEKNSVASRNLVARAVESVTAIVLFPFHAMLQLLVLPLRPLLALVGGNKRGKEPSSTKQMRGSRTGKAPAVPRYNGDRVPGRVMKR from the exons ATGGGCAGCGCCAGTGATGCCTCGCCAGGCGGGCCGGCAGTaacagcgacggcggcggcggcgtcatcatctGCGGCTCGCCCGACGCCTGCTCCCTCCTTGGGCAAGCCTGCATCCGTCAGCGCTTGCGGCACGTCGTCGGGTTTCAACGGGCCTCTGGGGCATGCTGTACGCCGTACAAAGACCTTTGACGTTTCAGACTCTCTGccctcacggcggcggccatctcTCGCGAGTCGCTCTGAGGCTTCTTACGATGGCACCCCACGGCGCAGCTCCAACTTCTCTGACTATAGCTCTGAGGCTCGTGATATCCTCAATCCTAGAGTCCAGGAGGGCACACAggtccccgtccccgagTCATCGTCTCTCGCCTCGCTTTCTCTCGCGTTTGCGCTGCTTCCAGCCGTCGCGGGTGCCCTTTTCAAGAATGGACACGCTGTTGTTACCGACGTGATGCTGCTGGGGCTCGCGGGCGTGTTCCTCCACTGGTCTGTGACGCAGCCATG GGTATGGTACCACTCAGCCCAGCAAATGCGCATTGAAAATGAGCCAGACAACGACATTGTCATCGAGGATGACAGCGAAACAGACGGGCCCAACCCCGGCTCACCACTGGATGATGTTCccgaggaggatgaagcACCTCGACTTGCGCCCAAATCACGCTTTGAACAGAAACAGCCCTCCAAGCCGCAGCAAGCCGCGCTTCGCGAACTCTATCGACACGAGGCTCTCGCACTGGTCGCCTgtcttctcctccccctcgttAGCGCGTACCTTCTCCACGCCATCCGCTCGCAGCTCAGCCGACCTTCCGAGGGTCTCGTTTCCAACTACAACTTAACCATCTTTCTCCTTATATCAGAGCTGCGCGTTTTCTCCCACATGATAAAACTAGTGCAGTCGCGCACCCTCTATCTACAGCGCGTTGTTCATGGCAGCCCCTTTGCCCCGCCGGCCGGAGGTGTCAACAGTGCCGAGGTTGAGGACATTGTCAGCCGCCTTCAGAGGCTCGAGGCACGCTcagtcgccgacgaggccatggcaCTCGAGCAGGGTGGCGGGAGCCCGGAATCGGCGCGCGTCAAGCAAGAGGCTCTCCTAACGCGCGACGTGCGCAACGCCATCCAGCCGGAACTCGACGCGCTGAACCGCGCCGTACGTCGTTACGAGAAGAAGGCTACGCTGTTGCAGCTACAGACAGAGGCACGCTTCTCGGGGCTAGATGAcaggctcgacgacgccatcgcgctcgctgcggcggcggaaaaGAACAGCGTAGCGAGCAGGAACCTCGTCGCACGCGCTGTAGAGTCAGTCACCGCCATTGTGCTCTTCCCATTTCACGCAAtgctccagctgctcgtGCTCCCGCTCAGACCGCTCCTCGCTCTGGTTGGCGGCAACAAGCGGGGCAAGGAGCCCTCTTCGACGAAGCAGATGCGTGGGAGCCGCACGGGCAAGGCGCCTGCGGTCCCACGATACAACGGTGACAGGGTGCCGGGCCGAGTGATGAAGCGATAG
- a CDS encoding uncharacterized protein (TransMembrane:7 (n8-18c23/24o121-140i147-167o179-197i204-225o231-248i255-273o314-334i)~SECRETED:SignalP(1-23~SECRETED:cutsite=AAA-QS~SECRETED:prob=0.7505)~COG:U~EggNog:ENOG503P0GC), producing the protein MFTKAVRVWAILCLVLALQLAAAQSFRVVVRRQDGDRTVLPSITGDVSAPPSITGMGASTTGTDDVRTASITSPPSGTDMASAHPTSSTISTDGPLNNSTFLNATIPVGQLPLPPQITPGWGVAGVIMLITGVTYTLVGIKNRWIHTFFSTAYITALGVAVLIIYVMNIPVSNAIQGGYVVAVVMSGCAVGAASMFFKELTEGLGCALGGFCVSMWLLCLVPGGLLQSVPSKAIFIAVFTLVGFGFYFSRWTRDWALIGMISFAGATVTVLGIDCYSRAGLKEFWVYIWQINGNLFPLGADTYPVTKGIRVETAAIVIIALVGIISQIKLWIIVREKREKRAAERAEDQRNLEVEEENVGRQVEETNARERRRWERVHGEGTIGSGDSRMSDYGDYGSEKRLRGSHAGSYKPRSSAEVYEMADISESEQSRSGPNALMEAEEAQDGKITVRVAAEDVPESQTDVGDEVDEKAARMGESAAMSGIGAKRLSQRTATSKRMSQAQTVTEAPEVVPLPFTVPEDNDVESVCDRSSVATFADEVEDGTTTRRQNARPSQGSAALLRSPSAGAKRGQSGANPEPGESSQQLIQEPNPDDGDDESLAATVDNDSVSGADRDSIYSEHTHRSREIHANLSHEDAEAAASCDAKQKAPEESTTAGQSHQVGGGSEEQPENVEAAEEHTDAANAPKNATDDSSTPPGPPQENAGDSAAQSQAASAVDPVPDPSEKPKSAAKSVATSVASTPASLTQDRLPRPLSRVAMSYRTNEWVKHLSYADTPDLDDLHVSDAGRPAKSVAKERSVPVDVEELQRTATEGIAPSAMKQSEPQPLTTPRAPNVSRRTSKQEHPTGAQIGHRPQESEMIRNATSPPPLATLSPTPPAGIGPSRSTSSMALRKVSPGFDPIVEERQIEPPIAESGHEEASRSSTVSRSPSLAGTEAPQRAAVLGVVSYASPQTLIGQREMFLRSKSQASLLAQSPEPTFAVHGPGPGSDAGSMYNYPVPASQLNVADPDDLPLSQRRQIMRQSSLMSLSQPNNSVHRLSHVGHESAESLPFNSHQPKRSSTLLNRSARDSQLASFRQSVQQDLRSGTPIMATSGRESPFTASSLLGNREAEVQRNIEMQRNVLMGQKEAESQRREMQRREKEYLDRAFDERMRSGDLLEVHREAMRKMQKGAR; encoded by the exons ATGTTCACCAAGGCCGTACGCGTGTGGGCGATCCTGTGCCTGGTATTGGCCCTgcagctggctgccgcccagAGCTTtcgggtggtggtgaggaggCAAGATGGCGACAGGACAGTATTGCCTAGTATTACCGGTGATGTGTCGGCTCCCCCTTCGATCACCGGCATGggcgcttcgacgacggggACCGATGATGTACGCACGGCGTCAATAACATCCCCTCCGAGCGGCACGGACATGGCCAGCGCTCATCCGACTTCCTCCACCATTAGCACAGACGGACCTTTGAATAATTCCACCTTTCTGAACG CTACGATCCCCGTCGGCCAGCTACCGTTGCCTCCCCAGATAACACCGGGATGGGGCGTAGCTGGAGTCATCATGCTTATTACTGGCGTAACATACACACTGGTTGGCATCAAGAATCGTTGGATCCACACCTTCTTCTCTACAGCTTATATTACGGCGCTCGGCGTGGCGGTATTAATTATCTATGTCATGAATATCCCCGTGAGCAACGCCATTCAGGGTGGGTATGTCGTGGCTGTTGTCATGTCGGGCTGCGCCGTTGGTGCCGCCTCCATGTTCTTCAAAGAGCTGACGGAAGGGCTGGGATGCGCGCTGGGAGGTTTCTGTGTCAGCATGTGGCTGCTGTGCTTGGTGCCGGGGGGGCTGCTACAATCTGTGCCCTCCAAGGCCATCTTCATTGCTGTTTTCACGCTGGTTGGCTTCGGCTTCTATTTCAGCCGCTGGACCCGAGACTGGGCGCTCATCGGCATGATCTCGTTTGCCGGCGCCACTGTCACAGTGCTTGGCATTGACTGCTACAGTCGTGCAGGGCTCAAGGAGTTTTGGGTCTACATCTGGCAGATCAACGGGAACCTATTTCCTCTTGGCGCCGACACGTATCCCGTCACCAAGGGCATCCGGGTAGAGActgccgccatcgtcatcattgCTCTGGTCGGCATCATCTCTCAGATCAAATTATGGATCATTGTCCGGGAGAAGCGGGAGAAGAGAGCTGCGGAGCGAGCGGAGGACCAGAGAAACCTCGAAGTCGAAGAAGAAAATGTCGGCAGGCAGGTGGAGGAGACCAATGCCCGTgagcgtcgccgctgggAGCGAGTCCATGGAGAGGGCACCATCGGCAGCGGAGATTCCCGCATGTCGGATTACGGAGACTACGGGAGCGAGAAGAGGCTCAGAGGCAGCCACGCTGGCTCGTACAAACCTCGATCGTCGGCCGAGGTGTACGAGATGGCTGACATCTCCGAATCGGAACAGTCGCGCAGCGGACCCAACGCGTTGATGGAGGCAGAAGAAGCCCAGGATGGCAAGATCACAGTACGagtggccgccgaggatgtaCCCGAGTCACAGAcggacgtcggcgacgaagtGGATGAGAAGGCTGCGAGAATGGGCGAGAGCGCCGCAATGTCGGGCATCGGCGCGAAACGACTCTCTCAGAGAACCGCTACGAGCAAGCGAATGTCGCAAGCGCAGACAGTCACCGAGGCCCCAGAAGTCGTCCCGCTCCCGTTCACTGTCCCAGAAGATAACGATGTCGAATCTGTTTGCGACAGGTCCTCCGTCGCCACCTTTGCAGACGAAGTGGAGGatgggacgacgacgcgacggcAAAACGCCCGTCCCTCACAGGGATCGGCCGCGTTGTTGAGGAGCCCATCTGCAGGAGCAAAGCGCGGCCAGAGCGGTGCGAATCCAGAACCCGGTGAGAGCTCCCAACAACTGATTCAGGAGCCGAACCCCGATGATGGAGACGATGAGTCCTTGGCTGCCACTGTCGACAATGATAGCGTCAGTGGTGCCGATCGAGATTCGATATACTCTGAGCACACGCACAGGAGCCGCGAGATTCATGCCAACCTGTCACATGAGGACGCTGAAGCGGCCGCATCCTGCGACGCCAAACAAAAAGCACCCGAGGAATCAACGACGGCGGGTCAATCTCATCAAGTGGGAGGGGGGTCAGAAGAGCAACCAGAGAATGTGGAGGCCGCAGAAGAGCATACAGACGCAGCGAATGCACCCAAAAATGCCACAGATGACTCTTCTACACCTCCTGGCCCTCCACAGGAAAATGCAGGAGATtcggcggcgcagagccAGGCAGCGTCTGCGGTCGATCCTGTGCCAGACCCTTCGGAGAAGCCAAAGTCCGCCGCCAAATCCGTCGCCACGTCCGTTGCATCGACACCCGCGAGTTTGACCCAAGATCGTCTTCCACGGCCGCTGTCGCGCGTGGCCATGTCTTATCGGACGAACGAATGGGTCAAGCACCTGAGCTACGCAGACACGCCCGATTTGGATGACTTACACGTCAGCGATGCTGGCCGTCCGGCTAAATCTGTTGCCAAGGAGCGTtccgtgcccgtcgacgtggaAGAGCTTCAGAGAACGGCGACAGAGGGGATAGCTCCTTCTGCGATGAAACAGTCTGAACCCCAACCTTTGACCACGCCCCGCGCTCCTAATGTTTCGAGGCGAACGTCGAAGCAGGAACACCCCACGGGCGCTCAAATTGGCCACCGTCCTCAAGAGAGCGAGATGATCCGAAATGCAACATCCCCACCTCCACTGGCGACACTATCGCCAACCCCTCCGGCAGGTATCGGCCCGTCTCGATCGACATCGTCGATGGCTTTGCGAAAAGTGTCTCCAGGATTCGATCCTATAGTGGAGGAGCGGCAGATCGAGCCGCCCATCGCAGAGTCCGGTCACGAGGAAGCGTCAAGGTCGAGCACTGTATCGCGAAGTCCGTCTCTTGCCGGCACCGAAGCACCACAGCGTGCTGCAGTACTCGGCGTCGTGTCCTACGCGAGCCCTCAGACGCTGATCGGGCAGCGCGAGATGTTTCTGCGGAGTAAATCGCAGGCAAGTCTCCTCGCACAGTCGCCCGAGCCGACGTTTGCGGTACATGGTCCTGGTCCTGGCAGCGATGCTGGATCGATGTATAACTATCCTGTTCCGGCTTCACAGCTTAACGTCGCCGACCCTGACGATCTCCCTTTGAGTCAACGGAGGCAGATAATGCGGCAGAGCAGCCTCATGTCCTTATCCCAGCCGAACAACTCGGTTCACCGCCTGTCCCATGTCGGTCATGAGAGTGCGGAAAGTCTGCCTTTCAACTCTCATCAGCCCAAaaggtcgtcgacgttgcTCAATCGGTCCGCACGCGACTCGCAGCTCGCCAGTTTCCGCCAGTCGGTGCAGCAGGACCTCCGCTCTGGGACGCCAATCATGGCTACATCCGGACGAGAGTCCCCCTTTACCGCGTCCTCGCTCCTAGGCAATCGCGAGGCCGAAGTGCAGCGCAACATTGAGATGCAACGCAACGTGCTGATGGGCCAGAAGGAGGCCGAATCTCAGCGGAGAGAGATGCAGCGACGCGAAAAGGAGTACCTCGATCGCGCTTTTGACGAGCGCATGAGGAGTGGGGACTTGCTCGAGGTGCACCGCGAAGCGATGCGAAAGATGCAAAAGGGGGCCCGATAA
- a CDS encoding uncharacterized protein (COG:U~EggNog:ENOG503PBRC), with translation MGGGFGTSQYLLSHLLLKVFTKHEKVCGALTMREEDFNQYAVGLTTLDLHHLKSRHSELLSGLNTVDQLRDVHLGKYVELPQIIVVGDQSSGKSSVLEAISRVRFPSKSSLCTRFATELVLRDAADPRIDVSIKPHEKATKEVKEKLTKFTASETKLGELSNIINKASTVMGIDDGSKAFSKHILCIKIFGPGIPPLTLVDLPGFYHARGLNQGDEHRALVDDLAAEYMNQEASIILAVISAKSGLEMQKVLQKTKQYDPRGRRTLGIVTKPDQLEKGEMENEFVKLVKNTPETPWHLKHGWYVLRNRAEKDDVDFDTRDRAETKLLSSAPWTSIRQEYKGISPLRQKLSDMLLTHTGSQLPRVTSRIRELMKEQENHLANLGEPRIDPRDCRVYLGRIAKKLEHLTRQAVGGETKDSEFFGAICEGSRLGLAGGEHNLRARVRKLNQAFIAIMGKHGSRRNVEWRDKGMEDVWALGELPSELKEFAALYDLPEQERVTQDDLESEVQEWAIAARGNEFPDEYPSSLMLTLFENQAAPWKSIAARHLELVVEEAESLVLSILTHVSGDDNNLRERVAEEFVAPFFADRRAALESKLEELIPQVNGDCQLLALEWVYMERTQARSRLRLEKQWEELQENIKSKTGNDSRDSGNAGANLKERASSWSNGVQQLRAENLIDSMVVFYGMTMETFMTNIITLAVEKQLMARIPSIFGTAQVMGLKDDQLKELAEESEDSQAERSKTEEDLAKLKRGLELCESWRKSNNSRWQS, from the exons ATGGGAGGTGGATTTGGAACAAGCCAGTATCTCCTTTCTCACCTACTACTAAAGGTTTTTACGAAACACGAGAAAGTTTGCGGCGCCCTCACCATGCGAGAAGAAGACTTCAATCAATACGCTGTTGGGCTCACTACCCTTGACCTCCACCACTTAAAGTCGAGGCACTCTGAGCTGCTTAGTGGCCTCAACACTGTCGACCAACTTCGAGACGTCCACCTGGGAAAATATGTCGAGCTTCCGCAGATCATCGTGGTGGGTGACCAGAGCTCCGGGAAGAGCTCGGTCCTGGAAGCCATCTCGCGCGTCCGCTTCCCCTCCAAGAGTTCTCTCTGCACTCGGTTCGCCACCGAGCTCGTTCTGAGAGACGCCGCGGACCCGAGGATAGACGTCTCCATCAAGCCACACGAAAAAGCCACCAAGgaggtcaaggagaagctgaCCAAGTTCACCGCAAGCGAAACGAAACTTGGCGAGCTATCTAACATCATCAACAAGGCGTCTACCGTCATGGGTATCGACGACGGCTCCAAAGCCTTTTCGAAGCACATTTTATGCATTAAAATTTTTGGCCCAGGAATACCTCCGCTCACTCTGGTTGACCTGCCTGGTTTCTACCACGCCAGAGGCCTCAACCAAGGAGATGAGCATCGTGCCCTTGTTGATGATCTTGCGGCGGAATACATGAACCAAGAGGCGAGCATAATATTGGCCGTCATCTCAGCCAAAAGCGGCCTAGAAATGCAGAAGGTCTTGCAGAAGACAAAGCAGTATgatcctcgaggccggcggaCGCTTGGTATCGTTACAAAGCCGGATCAGCTCGAAAAAGGCGAAATGGAGAACGAGTTTGTGAAACTAGTAAAGAACACACCCGAAACTCCGTGGCACCTTAAGCATGGCTGGTACGTCTTGCGCAACCGTGCCGAAAAAGACGACGTGGATTTCGATACCCGAGACCGGGCCGAGACCAAGCTGctcagctcggcgccgtggacaTCGATCAGGCAGGAATACAAGGGCATCAGCCCGCTTCGACAGAAGCTGAGCGACATGCTTCTAACTCATACCGGGTCTCAGCTGCCGAGGGTCACAAGCCGCATCCGGGAGCTTATGAAAGAACAAGAGAATCACCTTGCCAACCTGGGCGAACCTCGAATAGACCCACGCGATTGCAGGGTATATCTTGGCCGCATCGCAAAGAAGCTCGAGCATCTCACAAGGCAAGCCGTGGGAGGTGAGACCAAGGATTCCGAGTTTTTCGGCGCCATCTGTGAAGGATCAAGActggggctggctggtggcgaACACAACCTCCGAGCCCGGGTCAGAAAGCTGAACCAAGCTTTCATCGCTATTATGGGAAAGCACGGGTCTCGAAGAAATGTCGAATGGCGGGACAAGGGAATGGAAGATGTTTGGGCCCTAGGCGAGTTGCCGAGCGAGCTGAAGGAATTCGCGGCGCTTTACGACCTACCGGAGCAGGAGAGGGTAACCCAAGACGACCTCGAAAGCGAAGTCCAGGAGTGGGCCATAGCTGCGAGGGGAAACGAGTTCCCAGACGAGTATCCTTCGTCACTGATGCTCACCCTGTTCGAGAACCAGGCAGCGCCGTGGAAGAGCATCGCAGCTCGGCATCTGGAGCTGGTAGTGGAGGAAGCCGAGTCTCTCGTCTTGAGCATATTGACCCACGTCAGCGGTGACGACAATAACTTGCGCGAGAGAGTTGCAGAAGAGTTTGTGGCGCCCTTTTTTGCCGATAGGAGGGCCGCTCTCGAAAGTAAGTTGGAGGAACTGATACCTCAGGTCAACGGCGACTGTCAATTATTGGCTCTCGAGTGGGTATACATGGAGAGGACGCAGGCCCGGTCCAGGCTACGACTAGAGAAGCAATgggaggagctgcaggagAATATCAAGTCGAAGACGGGGAATGATTCCCGGGACAGTGGCAATGCCGGCGCCAACTTGAAGGAgcgcgcctcgtcatggTCCAATGGTGTACAGCAATTGAGAGCTGAGAATTTGATCGACTCGATGGTGGTGTTTTATGGG ATGACAATGGAGACGTTCATGACCAACATTATAACACTGGCGGTTGAGAAGCAGCTCATGGCGCGGATACCGAGCATCTTCGGGACGGCGCAGGTCATGGGCCTCAAGGACGACCAGCTGAAGGAGCTGGCCGAAGAGTCGGAGGATAGTCAAGCAGAGCGCAGCAAGACGGAGGAGGACCTCGCCAAGCTGAAACGGGGTCTTGAGCTATGCGAGAGCTGGCGTAAAAGCAACAACAGTAGGTGGCAATCGTGA
- a CDS encoding uncharacterized protein (EggNog:ENOG503P522~COG:I~TransMembrane:7 (o34-56i63-84o104-124i145-167o187-213i243-267o309-329i)): MDSLLANAKHVGDALVVPVPSLLAQQPTSLTVNLGFRVALGIIADLVCLVPFWILARNGEFAASLYVLNIIFLNLDTVVNSLIWRNNDTASWWPGFGFCDLDNFFRNGAKALFLTCLLAIMRNLAIQVGRLRANPLSIKERRRRILVQALIIFPWPLSVIAWTYPLAANRYVIGTLSGCDWSTSSSWPYLVFFVIPPPVVAAVTLAYSVLIFFRFRQLSRTNEPALSTNSTIHRRSVRTRRRLYLMVVSIIVPFFPIVIALTVLNIIDMGALEPFNYDLIHNPPGLFPWNTIGMLPSDQVSWGYRNTQYIAILTAIPIFGFFGTTRDAVNIYRKGLLMLRLGRIFPGLNEVYDPDKSRSGSGSYGSTATTTTRGGSTVTSGSTAYSHALKSLTPSTNNTRRDSVTRGPEPAVSDDVDVERGEEPAAQHLHQSAEPGAAGAHETIPNPIHRNPFPFRTHFNLHLPWCSPSSRSERATAAQGGPDRPVSYGSQASTTSHPRILEAHDEEARLSLGWVVGEQSRDRRARVDSEFTSTLLHSSANQGQ; the protein is encoded by the exons ATGGACTCgctgctcgccaacgccaaacacgtcggcgacgcacTCGTCGTTCCGGTCCCGAGCCTGCTCGCCCAGCAACCCACCTCCCTCACCGTGAACCTTGGCTTCCGCGTCGCGctgggcatcatcgccgacctAGTATGCCTGGTGCCCTTCTGGATACTGGCCCGCAACGGCGAGTTTGCCGCCTCGCTCTACGTCCTCAACATTATATTCTTGAACCTTGACACCGTTGTCAACTCGCTCATCTGGCGCAACAACGATACGGCATCCTGGTGGCCGGGATTCGGCTTCTGCGACCTGGACAACTTCTTCCGCAACGGCGCCAAGGCGCTGTTTCTCACGTGCCTGCTCGCCATCATGCGAAATCTGGCTATACAAGTCGGGCGGCTGCGTGCGAACCCGCTGTCAATCAAGGAGAGGCGCAGGCGAATCCTCGTGCAGGCCCTCATCATTTTCCCCTGGCCATTGTCCGTGATAGCCTGGACGTATCCCCTCGCGGCGAACAGATATGTCATCGGCACCTTGAGCGGCTGCGACTGGTCCACCTCGTCATCCTGGCCCTAtctcgtcttcttcgtcataCCACCCCCGGTCGTGGCTGCTGTGACTCTGGCATATTCGG TTCTCATATTTTTCCGATTTCGTCAATTGTCCAGGACCAACGAACCGGCTCTCTCAACCAACAGCACAATCCATCGCCGTAGTGTCCGGACACGCCGGAGACTCTACCTCATGGTTGTATCTATCATCGTGCCCTTTTTCCCaatcgtcatcgccctcaCCGTGCTCAACATCATCGACATGGGCGCCCTGGAGCCGTTCAATTACGACTTGATCCACAACCCGCCCGGCCTATTCCCCTGGAACACGATTGGCATGCTCCCTTCAGATCAAGTCAGCTGGGGGTACAGGAATACCCAATACATTGCTATTCTTACTGCCATACCTATCTTTGGTTTCTTCGGCACTACCAGAGACGCCGTGAACATCTACCGAAAAGGATTGCTGATGCTCAGGCTCGGACGCATTTTCCCCGGCCTCAACGAGGTCTATGATCCAGACAAGAGCAGGTCAGGAAGTGGCTCTTACGGCTCAACCGCGACAACCACGACGAGAGGAGG TTCAACTGTCACCAGCGGCTCAACAGCCTATTCGCACGCGCTGAAGAGTCTCACGCCCAGCACCAATAACACCCGCCGCGACTCAGTAACACGAGGCCCGGAGCCCGCCGTCAgtgacgacgtcgacgtggaaCGCGGTGAGGAGCCAGCGGCGCAACACCTGCATCAGTCCGCGGAGcctggagcggcgggcgcacaTGAAACGATCCCAAATCCCATCCACCGCAACCCATTTCCCTTCCGGACTCATTTTAACCTACACCTACCCTGGtgctcgccatcatcgaggtCAGAGCGCGCAACGGCTGCGCAGGGAGGACCGGATCGGCCCGTGAGCTACGGATCTCAAGCAAGCACTACGTCACATCCGCGCATCTTAGAAgcccacgacgaggaggcccgcCTGAGCTTGGGCTGGGTGGTAGGCGAGCAGTCGAGAGACAGGCGTGCCAGGGTGGACTCGGAGTTCACGTCGACGCTGCTCCATTCGAGCGCCAACCAGGGGCAATAA